A DNA window from Mytilus edulis chromosome 14, xbMytEdul2.2, whole genome shotgun sequence contains the following coding sequences:
- the LOC139504509 gene encoding BTB and MATH domain-containing protein 38-like: protein MEPATDKTRVLQNISRLAKSEKNLQIPADIEVEEAFTALASPFNEPNVAIVIDERKLYVQKEQLVVVSPVFKEMFSSKFIEGSKKEITLPGKNLNHFVHFLRYLCPGFDDKLTEDTVHLMLPLADEYQTDDLKKRIEKFLVKSVLRRLKFISSEQIILDIIEAELYKLSNYLDACIQVASLKMYDNLTKSPKFKEISQNTQLKISFRRWEDMDTIYKKAITRGTVYRSSYQHDSHLEDLVEQLKPHMQEN, encoded by the exons ATGGAGCCAGCTACCGATAAAACACGGGTGCTTCAAAATATTTCACGATTGGCAAAATCGGAAAAGAACTTGCAGATTCCTGCAGACATTGAAGTTGAAGAAGCGTTCACAGCCTTGGCTTCTCCTTTTAATGAACCGAATGTTGCAATCGTAATAGACGAAAGAAAGCTGTATGTACAAAAGGAACAACTTGTAGTCGTGTCTCCTGTGTTTAAAGAAATGTTCAGTTCCAAGTTTATAGAAGGATCGAAGAAAGAAATAACGTTACCTGGGAAAAACTTAAATCATTTCGTACATTTTCTACGATACCTTTGTCCAGGATTCGATGATAAATTAACAG AAGACACTGTTCATCTGATGTTGCCTCTAGCGGATGAATATCAAACTGATGATTTAAAGAAAAGAATCGAAAAGTTCCTTGTCAAGAGTGTTTTGCGCCGGTTAAAATTCATTTCATCAGAACAAATTATTTTGGATATCATTGAAGCAGAACTCTACAAACTATCTAACTACCTAGATGCATGCATTCAGGTTGCGTCTCTGAAAATGTATGACAACTTGACAAAAAGTCCCAAATTCAAGGAAATCTCACAGAATACGCAACTTAAAATCAGTTTTAGACGATGGGAAGATATGGATACGATTTATAAAAAGGCCATAACGAGGGGGACTGTGTATAGATCCTCATATCAACATGATAGCCATTTAGAAGATCTTGTTGAACAATTAAAACCACACATGCAAGAGAACTAA